The following proteins are co-located in the Abditibacteriaceae bacterium genome:
- a CDS encoding DNA-formamidopyrimidine glycosylase family protein: MPEGPEVRRYAAMLAEVLDNQEIVEVAARTKEARRWLEARPEIFAGRRVQSVRARGKHLVIRVDEFFFHSHLMMWGRWQVLERPTEFDIDGAWKPDRRERARILTKSHAAVLFSAPIFEVGEGEPFQVVENLHSLGPDTLPYPDEPPFDAKEWKRRMKLPVNITREIGAVLLDQRICCGIGNYLRAEILFKCQIDPWKRVEELKPKEWKCLAQQIPEICAYAYAHGGATAPETDRERMRSDDSLVYAPNREWGTRHWVFRRTNLPCLVCGEAVRQKRQTTWVRGADDDNDLDDGELQKAPDAKHAEDKTRIIYFCPQCQNTSIELPPIRKKKSTVEVDRT, from the coding sequence ATGCCCGAAGGCCCCGAAGTGCGGCGCTATGCCGCGATGCTTGCCGAAGTTCTCGATAATCAGGAGATTGTTGAAGTCGCGGCGCGCACCAAAGAAGCGCGGCGCTGGCTCGAAGCACGCCCAGAGATTTTCGCGGGACGCAGGGTGCAAAGCGTGCGAGCGCGCGGCAAGCACCTGGTCATTCGTGTTGATGAATTCTTTTTTCATTCACATTTGATGATGTGGGGCCGCTGGCAGGTTTTAGAGCGCCCCACAGAATTCGACATCGACGGAGCGTGGAAGCCCGACCGCCGCGAACGCGCGCGGATTCTTACCAAATCGCACGCAGCGGTTTTGTTCTCCGCCCCGATTTTTGAAGTCGGCGAAGGCGAGCCGTTCCAAGTCGTGGAGAATTTGCATTCGCTCGGCCCTGACACGCTGCCTTACCCCGACGAGCCACCGTTCGACGCCAAAGAGTGGAAGCGCCGCATGAAATTGCCCGTGAACATCACGCGTGAAATTGGCGCGGTGCTGCTCGACCAGCGCATTTGCTGCGGCATCGGCAACTATCTGCGCGCTGAAATTTTGTTCAAATGCCAGATCGACCCGTGGAAGCGCGTCGAAGAACTCAAACCCAAAGAATGGAAATGCCTCGCGCAGCAAATTCCCGAGATTTGCGCGTATGCCTACGCACACGGCGGCGCAACCGCGCCGGAAACCGACCGCGAGCGAATGCGTAGCGATGATTCGCTGGTTTATGCGCCGAACCGCGAATGGGGCACACGTCACTGGGTTTTTCGGCGCACCAATTTGCCGTGTCTGGTGTGCGGTGAAGCGGTGCGACAAAAACGGCAAACGACGTGGGTGCGCGGCGCCGATGACGACAATGATTTGGACGATGGCGAACTGCAAAAAGCACCCGATGCCAAACACGCCGAAGACAAAACGCGCATCATTTATTTTTGCCCGCAGTGCCAGAACACTTCGATTGAACTGCCGCCGATTCGCAAGAAAAAGAGTACGGTCGAAGTCGACCGTACTTAA